CAAAAGTAATCGATTCTCGACTCAGCCATGATGGTATGCAGGTTAGGCGGCGCCGGGAATGCCTGGCGTGCTCGGAACGCTTTACCACCTTTGAGTCTGCCGAGTTTGCCATGCCGCGCGTCATCAAGAGCAGTGGAGCTCGTGAGATTTTTGAAGAACAAAAAATGCGCATGGGTATTATGCGCGCCCTAGAAAAACGCCCAGTAGACACTGCACGAATTGAAGAAGCCGTACAACACATTATTCGCAAATTACGCGAAATGAATGAATCAGAAGT
The genomic region above belongs to Gammaproteobacteria bacterium and contains:
- the nrdR gene encoding transcriptional regulator NrdR translates to MHCPFCPETDTKVIDSRLSHDGMQVRRRRECLACSERFTTFESAEFAMPRVIKSSGAREIFEEQKMRMGIMRALEKRPVDTARIEEAVQHIIRKLREMNESEVNASFIGELVMAELRELDQVAFVRFASVYRSFQDINEFKDVVNRLNSTTEENN